CGACACCTCGACGACGAGAGCGCCTGCGGCGGCGCGTACCCGGACGCCAGAGACGCTCCCGAGCGGCGACTCGGGCTTCGCTACACCGACTGCGCCGCTGGTGCGCTGGGATGACGGGAAAAAAGTCCGAACGGTCCTCGACTGGAAGCGTCAGCCCGCGGCGTCCGTCTCGGTCTCGTCGCCGAAGACGCCCGTGTCCGTCTCGGTCTCGGTCTCGTTCCCCATGACGCCGCCCTCATCGGTCTCGTCGCCGAACCCGTCGTCCGTCTCGGTCTCCATCGTGTCGTCTCCGTCCGTCTCGGTCTCCATCGTGTCGTCCTCCTCCGTCTCGGTCGCGGGTTCCATCACGTCGTCCTCCTCCGTCTCGGTCGCGGGTTCCATCACGTCGTCCTCCTCCGTCTCGGTCGCGGGTTCCATCACGTCGTCCTCCTCCGTCTCGGTCTCGTCACCGATAGCGGGGGAGGTGTCGCCGTCGTCACCGACGGCTTCCGTCTCGGTTCCGGCGCCCGGTCCGGGGCCGCCACAGCCGGCGAGAGCGACCAGGGCGACGATGCAGACTGTCGCGAGTGCGCGGTACATGCGTTCTCGTCCAGGGGAGCCCGCCGTTTCGTTATTGACGGGCATTCGGGGGAGAGACGCAACGTTTCCCCCGTTGTCTCCGTCCCGGGGGCGCAAAACGTCGGCCTACTGTGCCCGTCTCTCACGCCTACCACCGCACCACCGCTCCCGGTTGCCACCCGTCCGCTCGCTGCCGGTCGCGAACCGACGCTCGCACGCCCGGAAGGCCTTTCTCCGTTCCGTGGCTTGCCCGGGGTATGTACGACCTCGACCGGTATCTCAACGTCAGGAGCGCCTACGGCGCTTCGTTCGGCCCCGAGGGCACGCTGTCCTTCCTGCTCGACGCCACGGGCACCCCGCAGCTCTGGACGCTCGACGGATCCGGTGAGTGGCCGGTCCAGCGAACCTTCTTCGACGAGCGGGTCACCTTCGGCTCGTGGTCGCCCGAGCGCCGCGAACTCGCGTTCGGTATGGACGAGGGCGGCGACGAGCGCGCCCAGCTCTACCGCCTCGACGCCGACGACGGCACCATCACGAACCTCACCGCGCGTCCCGACGCCAAACACCGCTGGGGCGGCTGGTCTCACGACGGCGACCGCTTCGCCTTCGCTTCCAACCGCCGCGACGAGTCCGTCTTCGACGTGTACGTCCAGGGCCGGACCGAGACCGGCGCCGACGCCACGCTCGTCCACGAGGGCGACGGCTGGCTTTCGGTCGGCGGCTGGGCGCCCGCCGACGACCGCCTGCTCGTCTCCCAGGCCCACTGGAACTTCGACCAGGACCTCTACGTCCTCGACGCCGAGTCGGGCGAGCGCCGGCACCTCACGCCCCACGACGGCGACGTGCGCTTCACGAGCGCCCAGTGGAGCCCCGAGGGCGACGCGCTGTACCTGACCACCGACTACGAGTCCGACACGAAGTTCCTCGCCCGGCTCGACCTCGAGGCGCTCGGCGAGGACCCCGACGAGTCCGACCTGACGGCGGCGCTCGACACCGTCGCCGACGGCGGCGAGTGGAACGTGGGCGGCGTGGCCGTCGACGACGAGACCGGTCGGCTCGTCTACTCCCGGAACGTCGACGGCTACACCGACCTCACCGTGGGCGAACTCGCCGGGCCCACCGAGATCGACGAGTTCCCCGCGCCGGACCTGCCGGGTGGGATCGCCGGCGGCGTCGCCTTCGACGGGGACGCCGAGCGGTTCGCTCTATCGGCGACCGGCCGGACGGAGAACACGAACGTCTACGTCGTCGAGACCGAGACCGGAGACGTCGAGCGCTGGACCGACGCCTCGACCGCGGGCATCCCGAAGTCGTCGTTCGTCGAGCCCGAACTGGTCCGTTATCCCACCTTCGACGACCGCGATATTCCGGGGTACTTCTCGCTGCCCGACGACTGGGAAACCGGCGAGACGCCCGTGATCGTCGACATCCACGGCGGGCCGGAGAGCCAGCGCCGTCCCTCCTTCGCGGGGCTGACCCAGTACTTCTGCTCGCGCGGGTACGCCGTCTTCGAGCCGAACGTCCGCGGCTCGACGGGCTACGGCCGCGAGTACACCCACCTCGACGACGTCGAGAAGCGGATGGACTCCGTGGCGGACGTCGAGGCGGCGGTCGAGTGGCTCACCGACCACGAGGCGATCGACTCCGACCGCGTGGTCGCGATGGGCGGGTCTTACGGCGGATTCATGATACTGGCGGCGCTGACGGAGTACCCCGACCTGTGGGCCGCCGGCGTCGACGTGGTTGGGATCGCCAACTTCGTCACGTTTCTGGAGAACACCGGTTCCTGGCGCCGCGAGCTGCGCGAGGCCGAGTACGGGTCGCTCGCCGACGATCGGGCGTTCCTCGAATCCGTCTCGCCGATCAACAACGTCGAGTCGATCGCGGCGCCGCTGTTCGTCCTCCACGGCGCCAACGACCCGCGCGTCCCGCTCGGCGAGGCCGAGCAGATCGCCGAGGAGGCCGCCGCCCAGGGCGTCCCCGTCGAGAAACTCGTCTTCGACGACGAGGGCCACGGGATCACCAAACGCGAGAACCGCATCGAGGCCTACACCGCCGTCGTCGACTTCCTCGACGAACACGTCTGAGCGATGGCGGGGACACCGCCTGTGGCCGACGCCGAGAGGTGCCGTCGGTGACCGACGCCGACCTCCCGGCGCGCTCGCGCGAGCGCGTCGCCGACTGGCTGGCCGAGGTGCGCGAGCGATACGACTGTTTCGAGCGCGTCGAGAAGCGATGGGAGCTCGCGCCCGAGGCGTACGAGCGCGACCGGGACCGGATCGCCGCAGGCGAGAACGGGGGTGCGGGAATCTGGGTCACGAACGACGGCGGCGAGGTCCTGCTCGTCCGCAACGAGGGCGACGAGGGGTGGGGCGACCCCGGCGGCAAGCGCGAAGCCGGCGAGTCCTTCGAGACGGCCGCGCGCCGCGAGGTCCGCGAGGAGACGGCCGTCGAGGCGACGATCACGGGCGTCCGCGAAGTGCACGTCCTCGAACTCGCCGACGAGAGCGACCCCGACCGGCCGGCGCTGGCCAGCCTCATCGTGATCTTCGACGGCCGGTGCACGGGCGGCGACCCGCGGCCGCGCGAGGGCGAGATCCGCGCGGTCGAGTGGTTCGCGTCACCGCCCGAGCGCGTCCTGTATCCCGAGGTCGCCGATCGCCCGTATCCGGCCAGCGAGTGACCGGTACCGACGAGCGAGCGACCGTTACCCGTCATCGAACGTCCGCTACCGGCAGTCGCTCGACTGCGACCCGCACCCGAACGGCGGTTACCGGTGACCGAACGACACATACTGGGCGGCGACCGTCCGGCTACCGGTGACCGAGCGACCGGTACCGGCGAGCGAACGGTAATCGTCGGGCGTGAACGCGAACCGATTCGGCCACCGACCGGGTCGCGCCCTGTTCGCAAGGTCTGAACGAAGGGACGGGTTTATGCCGGTGCCGGCGCAGGTGCGGACGATGTCTGTCGCCGAGGTCTCCCGGGACAGGGTGGAGGAGCGCCTGGTCGCGCTGGAAGACGAGTACAGCGGGTTCCCGATCAACCAGACGACGCTCGCCGTGCCCAGCGACGCCTACGAGCGGGCCGGCGAGCGCTGCGAGCGCGGCATCGTCGACGCGTACGTCCAGGTGTACAACGACAGCGAGGACGTGCTGCTGGTCGAGCGCGACGGCGAGTGGGTCGTTCCCCACGGCGAACCGGCGACCGACGAGCGCGTCGTGTCCGGGACCGAGGCCGCGATCCGGGCGGCCACCGGCGTCCGTTGCTCGCTGACCGACCTCACTCGCGTGACGATCCTCGGCGTCCGCGACGAGGACGATCCCGACCGCCCGCCGGTCTACCGATTGATCGCCGTCTTCGTCGCCGAGACCGACGGATCGGACGCGACCGCCCGCGCGGCGGCGGCCGAAGTCGGGGCGGGAGGGACGAACGACGACGCGACCGAGGGGAACGGCCGAGTCGACGCGACCGAAGCGGTCGGCACGACCGCCGACCCGACGGCTGACGAGACCGGCGATTCGCCGCCGGAGGGCGTCCGCTGGCACCCCACCCTTCCCGAGTCGGCCGTCCCCTCGCACTGACGCCGTCCGCTCGCGGCGAAACCCCTGTCCACCGGAACACTTACCGCGGCGCTGTCCCCTACACCTGTCAGTGGCAGCCATCGAGACCGACGGGCTCGCGAAGCGCTACGGGTCGGTCGCCGCCGTCGAGAGGCTGGACCTGACCGTCGAGGCGGGAACCATCTACGGCTTCCTCGGGCCCAACGGCGCCGGCAAGACGACCACGATGCGGCTGCTGACCGGACTCACTCGCCCCAGCGACGGGACTGCGACCGTCGCCGGCGTCGACGTGCGCGACCGCGACCGGCTGGGCGAGCGGATCGGCTACGTCCCCGACGCGCCGCCGCTGTACGAGAAGCTCACCGCCCGCGAACAGCTCTCGGCGATCGCCGACGTGCGCGGGCTCGACCCCGACCGGGCACGCGAACGGGTCGAGGCCCTGTTCGACCGCTTCGGCCTGGCGGCCGCCGACGACCGCATCGAGAGCTACTCGAAGGGGATGAAACAGAAGACCAGCGTGATCCAGGCCATCGTCCACGAGCCCGACGTACTGTTCCTCGACGAGCCGACGAGCGGGCTCGACCCCAACGCCGCGCGGACGCTCAAGGCGGTCCTCACCGAACTGCGCGACGAGGGAACCGCGGTCTTCCTCTCGACGCACGTGCTCTCGGTCGTCGACGAACTGGCCGACACCGTCGGGCTGCTCTCGGACGGGCGGTTGCTCGCCGAGGACGACCCCGAGCGGCTGGTCGCCGACCGCGACGGCGACACGCTGGAGGACGCCTTCGTCGAACTGACGAACGACGCCGACCTCTCCGCGCGGCTGCGCGAGTCGCCATGACCGGCCCGTCGGTCGTCGTCGCGCGGACGGCGCTCCGTCAGACCTACCGGCGGGTCCGCGAGTCCAGGCGGATGACCGCCTTCTTCCTGTTGATCCCCGGCTTCTTCGCACTACAGGTCTCCGGCGCGGTCGGACCGGGCGCCCACGACGTGGGGCGACGGTTCGCCGCCGGCGAGGTCGCGCCGGTCGTAGCGGAGATCCGGGGGGTGGTGCTGTCGGGCGTCGTCCTGCTCGCCCTGATGGGGGTGCTGGGCGCCGCCGGCGGCAACAGCGAGTTCAAAGACCGCTACGTGGCTTTCCTGACGGCGACGAGCACCCGGGCGGTCGCCGTCGGGAGCGTCGCCCGCCAGACGGCCGTCTGGACGGCGCTGTTCTGGCCGGTCGCGCTCGCCGGCGCGGTCGCGTTCGCGCTGGGCGCCGGGGAACCGGTCGCCGCCGTGTCGCTGGTCGCCGGCAGCCTCTGGCTGTTCGTCGTCGCCGGGGTCGCGACGGCGCCCGTCGGCTTCGGCGCCCGCTGGCTGCTCGACGGCTACGGGCTCTCGAAGAACGCCAGGTTCGGCCTCGGCGTCGGCATGCTCGGCCTGTTCTATCTCGTCCTGTTCACCAGGCGAACCGTCGGCGCCGCGCTGGACGCGACCCCGTTGTCGTGGGCCGGCGACCTGCTGTTGCTGACCGTCCCCGGTGCGGGCGCCTCGACGCTCCGGGCCGCCGGCTTCCTCCTCGCCTCCGTCGGGGTCGTCCTCGCCTCGCTGGTCGCCTCGGTCCGTCTGGCCGAGGCCCTCTGGTACGACGACCGCGCGCTCGCCGACGACGGCGCCGAGTCCGACGACGCGCCGGTGACGGCGACGCCGGTCAGGGACGTGCTCGCGTCGGTCGTCCCGCGACCGACCGCCGCGCTCGTCGAGACGACCTGGCGACGCACCAAGCGCACGCCGAAGACGCTGTGGTACGTCTACCCCGCTATCTTCGTCGGTCTCGTCATGGGCGAACAGCTGGTCTACAGCGGCCCATTCTCCGCGGCGATGTACGCGCCGATCGTCGCCTTCACCGGCGCGCTCGCAGCCGGTAGCGGCTTCACGCTCAACCCGCTGGGCACCGAGGGCGACGCCCTACCCGGGCTGCTCACCGCGGGCGTCTCCGGCGAGACGTTCGTCCGCGCGAAGGCCTACGCCGTCGTCCTCCCCGCGATGCCGCTGCTGGTCGGCGCCTCGCTGGGCACCGCCATCGGCGCCGGCGTCGGCTCCCCGCTGGTCGTCGCCGCAGTCGGCGTCTTCGCCGTTACCCTCGCCGTCCTCGCGCCGCTTCTCTCGCTGGCGCTCGGGGTCCACTACCCGCCCGGCGACGAGGGGCTGCTCGGCGAGGACGTACAGATCCCCAACAAGTCCGCCTCCGCGGCCTACACGCTGGGGATGGTCGCCGTCGGCGCGCCCGGGTTCGGCGCGCTCGGCGCCTACGCCCTGTCGGGAGCGGTCGACCCGGCGACCGTCGTCGTCGGCGTCGGCGCCACGGTCGTCCTCGCCGCCCTCGTCGCCTGGCGGAGCTATCGCCACGCTGTCGCGAAAGTGGACGCGTATTCGGTCGAATGACCGCACGGCGGCGGTAGACGCAGGTTCGGATCCCACCCAGTCCGACTAACCCACGTGCGGAGGTGCCCACGTGCGGAGGAGTTCGCGTGCGGAGGAGTTCGCGAATCGGGGGCGAACCGAAAACGTATCCCGGGGCGCGCACCGTCGGTCCAATCATGTCGGAAACAGACGGAATCAGCATCGAGGGGCAGAACGCGGTGGTCATCGGCGGCACGAGCGGGATCGGTCTGGAGATCGCCCGTGCGTTCGCCCGCAACGGCGCCGACGTGGTCGCTACCAGCCGCTCCGAAGAGTCGGTGGCCGAGGCCGCCGCGGAACTGCGCGACCTGGGAGCCGAGACCGTCGAAGTGACCTGCAACGTCCGCGACCCCGACTCGATCGCGACCCTCCGGGAGACCGCCGAGGACGCCCTGGGCGACACCGACACGCTCGTCACCTCCCAGGGGTCGGTCGCGACGACGCCCGTCACCGAGATGACCGAAGAGGAGTGGGGCCAGGACATCGACGTGCTGCTGACCGGTGCCTTCCGCGCGATCAAGGAGTTCGGCGCCGCCATGGACGAGGGGAGCATCGTCAACATCTCCTCGATGTCGGCCGAGCAGTCCCGCGAGGCCCGCCCCAGCTACGTCTCGGCGAAGGCCGGACTGAACGGGCTCACTCGCGCGACCGCGGCGGATCTGGGTCCCGAGGTCCGGGTCAACGCCATCGCGCCCGGCTTCGTCAAGACCGAACTCGCGGGGCCGAAACTCGAAGACGGCTCGGCGTTCCGCGAGGGCGTCGACGAGCGCACGCCCATGGAGCGAGTCGCCACGCCCGACGAGATCAGCGGCGCCGCGCTGTACCTCGCGAGCGACGCCGCCTCCTTCACCACGGGCGAGATCATCACCATCGACGGTGGCTACGACCGTTCGTCGGTCTGAGGGGGTCGCTCGCCCGCCCGTCGCGGTCGATCCGCCGGGTGGCACCGCCGTCGCGGCCGAACGCGGCCGAGCGCGGCCGAACGCGCCACCGACGTGCGACGCTATTCCTTTAGGCGCAGGCGCTATACCCGGACGTAGCCGAAGGGGAGGTATGGGCCCCACGGACGGAATGGTACGATACGGCGACAGATCGCTCGTGTACGACGCGCTGGCGGACGAACGGCGGCGCAGAGTGGTCCACCTGCTCGCGGACGCCGACGCGGCGCTGACGATCGAGGACATCGCAGAGCGACTGACCGACGACGACCGCCCCGGCGACGCCGAGGACGAGGTCGTGCGCCTCCGAACGTCGCCGTATCACGTCCACGTTCCGAAACTCTCCGAGGCAGGTATCGTCCGGTTCTCGCCCGATCGCCAGCGCGTCCGACTGACCGAATCGGTCTCGCCCGACGCACTCGACGCCCTCGAATCGTAGCGAGTCCGTTCGGTACACCTGCGAAGTTATCGGTTGTTTCCGGTTGTACTGGAGCGAAACGAAGTCGAGCGACAGCGACCGCACTCACCGGGGACAGCA
This DNA window, taken from Halosimplex litoreum, encodes the following:
- a CDS encoding SDR family NAD(P)-dependent oxidoreductase; its protein translation is MSETDGISIEGQNAVVIGGTSGIGLEIARAFARNGADVVATSRSEESVAEAAAELRDLGAETVEVTCNVRDPDSIATLRETAEDALGDTDTLVTSQGSVATTPVTEMTEEEWGQDIDVLLTGAFRAIKEFGAAMDEGSIVNISSMSAEQSREARPSYVSAKAGLNGLTRATAADLGPEVRVNAIAPGFVKTELAGPKLEDGSAFREGVDERTPMERVATPDEISGAALYLASDAASFTTGEIITIDGGYDRSSV
- a CDS encoding S9 family peptidase — its product is MYDLDRYLNVRSAYGASFGPEGTLSFLLDATGTPQLWTLDGSGEWPVQRTFFDERVTFGSWSPERRELAFGMDEGGDERAQLYRLDADDGTITNLTARPDAKHRWGGWSHDGDRFAFASNRRDESVFDVYVQGRTETGADATLVHEGDGWLSVGGWAPADDRLLVSQAHWNFDQDLYVLDAESGERRHLTPHDGDVRFTSAQWSPEGDALYLTTDYESDTKFLARLDLEALGEDPDESDLTAALDTVADGGEWNVGGVAVDDETGRLVYSRNVDGYTDLTVGELAGPTEIDEFPAPDLPGGIAGGVAFDGDAERFALSATGRTENTNVYVVETETGDVERWTDASTAGIPKSSFVEPELVRYPTFDDRDIPGYFSLPDDWETGETPVIVDIHGGPESQRRPSFAGLTQYFCSRGYAVFEPNVRGSTGYGREYTHLDDVEKRMDSVADVEAAVEWLTDHEAIDSDRVVAMGGSYGGFMILAALTEYPDLWAAGVDVVGIANFVTFLENTGSWRRELREAEYGSLADDRAFLESVSPINNVESIAAPLFVLHGANDPRVPLGEAEQIAEEAAAQGVPVEKLVFDDEGHGITKRENRIEAYTAVVDFLDEHV
- a CDS encoding NUDIX hydrolase, whose product is MTDADLPARSRERVADWLAEVRERYDCFERVEKRWELAPEAYERDRDRIAAGENGGAGIWVTNDGGEVLLVRNEGDEGWGDPGGKREAGESFETAARREVREETAVEATITGVREVHVLELADESDPDRPALASLIVIFDGRCTGGDPRPREGEIRAVEWFASPPERVLYPEVADRPYPASE
- a CDS encoding ABC transporter ATP-binding protein, with the translated sequence MAAIETDGLAKRYGSVAAVERLDLTVEAGTIYGFLGPNGAGKTTTMRLLTGLTRPSDGTATVAGVDVRDRDRLGERIGYVPDAPPLYEKLTAREQLSAIADVRGLDPDRARERVEALFDRFGLAAADDRIESYSKGMKQKTSVIQAIVHEPDVLFLDEPTSGLDPNAARTLKAVLTELRDEGTAVFLSTHVLSVVDELADTVGLLSDGRLLAEDDPERLVADRDGDTLEDAFVELTNDADLSARLRESP
- a CDS encoding DUF7344 domain-containing protein; its protein translation is MGPTDGMVRYGDRSLVYDALADERRRRVVHLLADADAALTIEDIAERLTDDDRPGDAEDEVVRLRTSPYHVHVPKLSEAGIVRFSPDRQRVRLTESVSPDALDALES